The sequence below is a genomic window from Microbulbifer hydrolyticus.
CTGAAGGCTGGCTGGTGCACCGCTCGGACATCGACCGCCACGAGGACAGAATCCTGCTGCAATACCTGCGAGACCTGGCCGGCGCGCGGCTGTACCCGGTACACCGCCTCGACAAGCCCACCTCAGGTGTCATCGTGTTCGGGAAAAACAGCGAGGCCGCGGCGGGCCTGCAGGCACAACTGGACAGCGAGGCATCGGTCAAGCAGTACCTCGCCATCTGCCGTGGCTACTGCCCGGAACAGGGGGTGATCGACCACCCCCTTCCCCCCGTCGCAGACTTCAAGCACCAGCGCAAGCGGCCAAAGAGCGAACTGCCCAGGCAGGAAGCCGTCACCCTGTTTCAGCGCCTGGGTACCGTCGAACTCCCTTTTGCGGTGGACCGCTATCCCGTCAGCCGCTACTCCCTGGTGCAAGTGCAATTGAAGACCGGGCGCCGCCACCAGATCCGGCGCCACTTCAAACATATCTCTCACCCGCTGATCGGCTGCCCCAAATACGGCAAGTCCACCCACAACCGTTTTTTTGCCGAGCACTTCGGCTGTGCCCGCTTGATGTTGCACGCGCACCGGCTGCAACTGGCACATCCGGTGGGCGGTGAAACGTTAATCTTCGAATCGGCACCCAGAGGGTGTATGGGGGCCATCATCCAGGATCTCGGCTGGGCGCTTTCGCTCGAGCCCAACCACTGATCCCGATTGCTACAGCCCGCCAGCCCGCCGCGGCGTTCTTTTTTCCGCCATTATTATCGACTTTCACGTGCAAAATCCCGCCAGTGGCGTAATGTGAAAACAAGAGCAATCAATAATCTCGATTTACCTATAACAGCTGTACGGCAAAGATTGCACTTCATGCTGGCAGCATTGCTTGAGGATTGCATGTCTACAGATCTCATCGATGCCATTGACGCACTCGTCTCACCCACCGGGCAGTTCGATATCCTGTCCAAATATGAAATCAATAAACTCGCCCGTCACAGCCATGGCCCGCACTACCAGATTTTCCGCAATTGCGCCCTGGCGGTACTGAACTGCGGGAATTACATGGACGATGGCAAAGAGCTACTGGAAAAGTACCCCGATTTCGATATCTCCGTCGTCCCCACCGAGCGCAGTGTCAAACTGGAAGTTAAAAACGCCCCCGCCACCGCCTTTGTCGATGGCAAGATGATTCGTGGCATCGCCGAGCACCTGTTTGCCGTGCTGCGTGACATCATCTACGTCAACAGCGAAATCACCGGCGACCCGCGCTACGACCTGGTATCCGCACAGGGAGTCACCGACGCGGTATTCCACATCCTGCGCAACGCCGGCACCTTTGACGGCTCCCGGGTACCGCGGCTGGTGGTGTGCTGGGGCGGGCACTCCATTTCTTCAGAGGAATACGACTACACCAAACAGGTGGGTTACGAACTGGCCCTGCGTCACCTCGACATCTGCACCGGCTGTGGCCCCGGCGCCATGAAAGGGCCAATGAAGGGCGCCACCATCGGCCACGCCAAACAGCGCGACCGTCACGGGCAATATCTGGGAATTACCGAGCCGGGTATTATCGCCGCGGAAGCGCCCAACCCGATCGTCAATGAACTGGTGATCATGCCGGATATCGAGAAGCGCCTGGAAGCCTTTGTACGCACCGGACATGGCATCATCGTATTCCCCGGTGGCGCCGGTACCGCTGAGGAGATTCTCTACCTACTGGGAATCCTCCTGCACGAAGACAACAAGGACCAGCCCTTCCCGGTCATTTTTACCGGGCCAGCCAGCGCCGCCGACTACTTCATCCGCATCGACCAGTTTATTACCTCAACACTGGGAGAAGCCGCCAGATCGCGCTACCAGATTATTGTCGACGACCCGCCGGAAGTGGCCCGGAAAATGGCCCAGGGCATCGAGAGAGTACGGGCCTATCGCAAGGAAAACGGCGACGCTTACTACTACAACTGGCAACTGAAAGTCTCCACCGAGTTCCAGCGGCCCTTTGCCCCCACCCACGAGAACATGCGCGCCCTCGCCCTGCATAAAAATCAGGAGCCCTACCTGCTCGCCGCCAACCTTCGCCGTGCATTCTCGGGGATTGTGTCCGGAAATGTGAAGGATGAGGGAATCCGCAACGTGGAAAAGAACGGGCCTTACGAACTCAAGGGCGATCCGGAGCTGATGCGCAGTATGGATACCCTGCTGTCATCGTTTGTGAACCAGCAGCGGATGAAACTGCCCGGCAAGGTGTACAAACCCTGTTACCGGATTGTCGCAGATTGATGTGAGCAGGCTGTTTCCACGCCTTCGCAGGAACAGTCTGGTCTGCTAGCTCCCGCCCGTTTCCGTTTCCGTTTCCGTTTCCGTTTCCGTTTCCGGCAGGAAAAACCCCGCCCATTCGTGGCCTTAGACAATATCACCATCAATACTGTTTGAGTTCTCGGAATCAGCAGATTGCCAGGTGACTCCTATGCCCCCGATGTTGTGGCGCAGCGCAACCGCAGCGCTCGCTAGTTTTTTTGTTCTCGCCAATAGCTCTCTAACGGTAGCCCAGAAGGCATCCGACGAATCCGGATCCCCGAGTGCAACCACCACCATCAGCGGGGAGCAACTTCCTCCACCACCACCGAAGTTCGGCGGCGTCATCAAGGAGGACGCCCTCAAGTCCACCCCCTGGTGGCCACCACGGGTGGTGCCACCAAAAGAGGCGCCCAACATCCTGTTGATCATGACCGACGACGCCGGCTTTGGCGTCCCCAGTACCTTTGGCGGCGTGATTCCAACGCCGACCATGGATCAGATCGCCGAGAGCGGATTACGCTACAACCGGATAATGTCTACAGCGCTGTGCTCACCGACTCGTGCCGCACTCATTACCGGGCGCAATCACCACTCTGTGGGCTTTGGCGTGATTGCAGAGCAGGCAACAGGCTTCCCGGGCTACGACAGCATCATCGGCACAGACAATGCGACCATCGGGCGCATCTTGCGCGACAACGGATACGCAACCAGCTGGTTTGGTAAAAATCACAATACACCGACCTATCAGGCCAGTCAGGCCGGGCCTTTCACGCAGTGGCCCACCGGCATGGGATTTGATTACTTTTACGGTTTTGTTGGTGGCGATGCCAATCAGTGGGGACCGAACCTGTTCCGGAACACAACACAGATTTATCCCTGGATAGGTCATGAGGGCAGCCTGAAGATGGATCGATCAGATCCCAATGCGGAAATCTGGCCAGTGACCGGCGAAGAACCCACCTGGAATTTGATCACCGCGATGGCGGACGACGCCATCGACTGGATGACCCGGATTCACCAGACCGACCCCAACCAGCCGATCTTCCTTCACTACGTACCCGGCGCCTCGCATGCCCCCCATCATCCGAAAAAGGAATGGGTGGACAAGATTCACGCGATGCACCTGTTCGACGATGGCTACGAGAAGCT
It includes:
- a CDS encoding pseudouridine synthase, which encodes MNQATGTPEPEILFEDEHLLAAYKPEGWLVHRSDIDRHEDRILLQYLRDLAGARLYPVHRLDKPTSGVIVFGKNSEAAAGLQAQLDSEASVKQYLAICRGYCPEQGVIDHPLPPVADFKHQRKRPKSELPRQEAVTLFQRLGTVELPFAVDRYPVSRYSLVQVQLKTGRRHQIRRHFKHISHPLIGCPKYGKSTHNRFFAEHFGCARLMLHAHRLQLAHPVGGETLIFESAPRGCMGAIIQDLGWALSLEPNH
- the ppnN gene encoding nucleotide 5'-monophosphate nucleosidase PpnN, translating into MSTDLIDAIDALVSPTGQFDILSKYEINKLARHSHGPHYQIFRNCALAVLNCGNYMDDGKELLEKYPDFDISVVPTERSVKLEVKNAPATAFVDGKMIRGIAEHLFAVLRDIIYVNSEITGDPRYDLVSAQGVTDAVFHILRNAGTFDGSRVPRLVVCWGGHSISSEEYDYTKQVGYELALRHLDICTGCGPGAMKGPMKGATIGHAKQRDRHGQYLGITEPGIIAAEAPNPIVNELVIMPDIEKRLEAFVRTGHGIIVFPGGAGTAEEILYLLGILLHEDNKDQPFPVIFTGPASAADYFIRIDQFITSTLGEAARSRYQIIVDDPPEVARKMAQGIERVRAYRKENGDAYYYNWQLKVSTEFQRPFAPTHENMRALALHKNQEPYLLAANLRRAFSGIVSGNVKDEGIRNVEKNGPYELKGDPELMRSMDTLLSSFVNQQRMKLPGKVYKPCYRIVAD